In Gammaproteobacteria bacterium, the following are encoded in one genomic region:
- a CDS encoding response regulator: MNDSAAKKRSIAIVEDNPDNLLLLRVLLQDLYTLQEYPDGVLAVEGIVASPPDLVLMDISLPRMDGVEALRGLRRHGLKSLPVVALTAHAMVGDRERFLAEGFDYYIAKPILDRAQVIEPIEQLLAGLDVT; the protein is encoded by the coding sequence TTGAACGACAGCGCCGCGAAAAAACGATCGATTGCGATCGTCGAGGACAATCCTGACAACCTGTTGCTGTTGCGCGTCCTGCTGCAGGACCTGTATACGCTGCAGGAGTACCCGGACGGCGTGCTGGCGGTCGAGGGTATCGTCGCCAGCCCGCCTGACCTGGTGCTGATGGATATTTCCTTGCCGCGCATGGATGGAGTCGAGGCACTGCGCGGGCTGCGTCGTCACGGGCTGAAGAGCCTGCCGGTCGTTGCCCTGACTGCCCACGCCATGGTGGGCGACCGTGAGCGTTTTCTCGCCGAAGGCTTTGACTACTACATCGCCAAGCCAATCCTGGATCGCGCGCAGGTAATCGAACCGATCGAGCAGCTGCTAGCCGGGCTGGATGTGACCTGA